A stretch of the Limnothrix sp. FACHB-406 genome encodes the following:
- a CDS encoding glycosyltransferase family 4 protein, protein MRILFLHPNFPAQFRHVAAALGRDPENQVVFGTKNENPEWQIAGVQKVLFKPSRDPAPGTHHYIRPFEAAVLQGQSMFRVADALKSNGFVPDVVYGHSGWGSTLFMKDAFPDTKFLGYFEWFYKSKGADADFDPAEPLSVDDQARIRIKNASILQDLYTCDRGICPTAWQRSQFPAEYQSKLHVLHDGVDTDFFVPEPNAKLVLPNLDLSHVDEIVTYVGRGMEPYRGFPEFMESLVYLQEKRPNCHVVIVGSDRVCYGRALPDGKTYKQLMLERLPLDLSRIHFVGSLPYGLYLKVLQASKAHIYLTRPFVLSWSMIESMSAGCLVVGSATAPVQEVIRDGENGLLADFFSPKQIADRVSEVLEHPTQMAHIRQAARNTVLERYSHQALLWRHVQFLKDFAADRLPPIQYPPASTLVDYYNEPSREPATVV, encoded by the coding sequence ATGCGAATTCTGTTCTTGCATCCCAACTTCCCCGCACAGTTTCGCCACGTCGCGGCGGCCCTCGGGCGCGATCCCGAAAACCAAGTGGTTTTTGGCACGAAAAACGAAAACCCCGAGTGGCAAATTGCCGGCGTTCAAAAAGTATTGTTCAAGCCCAGCCGCGACCCCGCCCCTGGAACCCATCACTACATCCGCCCCTTCGAGGCCGCCGTGCTTCAGGGGCAATCCATGTTCCGGGTGGCCGACGCGCTGAAGTCCAATGGATTTGTGCCCGATGTGGTCTATGGCCACTCCGGTTGGGGATCCACCCTGTTCATGAAGGATGCCTTCCCGGACACCAAATTCTTGGGCTATTTCGAGTGGTTTTATAAATCCAAGGGAGCCGATGCGGATTTTGATCCAGCGGAACCCTTGTCCGTGGATGATCAGGCCCGAATTCGGATTAAAAATGCGTCGATTTTGCAGGATCTCTACACCTGCGATCGAGGAATTTGCCCCACGGCCTGGCAGCGATCGCAATTCCCCGCTGAATACCAATCCAAACTGCATGTACTGCACGATGGTGTAGACACCGATTTCTTTGTGCCCGAGCCGAACGCCAAGCTCGTGCTGCCGAATCTCGACTTGTCCCATGTGGATGAAATCGTTACCTATGTGGGTCGGGGCATGGAACCCTATCGCGGTTTCCCCGAGTTCATGGAATCGTTGGTTTATCTGCAAGAGAAGCGCCCCAACTGCCATGTGGTGATTGTGGGGAGCGATCGGGTTTGCTATGGCCGCGCCCTGCCCGATGGCAAAACCTATAAGCAACTGATGTTGGAACGGTTGCCCCTGGATCTGTCGCGGATCCACTTCGTTGGCTCCTTGCCCTATGGCCTGTACCTGAAGGTACTGCAAGCCTCGAAGGCTCACATTTACCTCACGCGGCCCTTTGTGCTCTCCTGGTCGATGATTGAATCCATGTCGGCCGGTTGCTTAGTGGTGGGTTCGGCCACTGCGCCCGTGCAGGAAGTGATTCGCGACGGGGAAAACGGCCTGTTAGCCGATTTCTTCTCGCCTAAGCAAATTGCCGATCGGGTGTCGGAAGTGCTGGAGCACCCGACTCAAATGGCCCACATTCGCCAAGCGGCCCGCAACACCGTTCTGGAGCGTTATTCACACCAAGCGCTCCTTTGGCGACATGTGCAGTTCCTGAAGGATTTTGCGGCCGATCGCCTGCCGCCGATTCAATATCCTCCCGCCAGTACCCTGGTGGATTACTACAACGAACCCAGTCGCGAGCCGGCCACGGTGGTCTAG
- a CDS encoding Gfo/Idh/MocA family protein — protein sequence MTDRLGLAVFGAGRWGTHLIRNFLEHPRSHLKAVVETNPDLLAAVGDRFASYPGWAEVQRVSDRRSIWGNPDIGAVVIATPAASHFELVRSALLAGKHVLVEKPLTLDVAECEDLCTLAQRVDRRLMVDHTYLFHPAVEAGAKALQSGAIGDRRYGYAARTHLGPVRQDVDVLWDLAIHDIAIFNHWLQSTPIALQAKGQTWLQRGRGTGLEVTDRPSPAAGLADLVWLTLYYPEQFTATIHLAWHNPDRARRLALVGTRGTLVFDEMNARSPLTLWAGSLEQSGSQWLPCNQSEQSIELASGEPLGQVCDQFLAGVLDGAPLDRSDGSIGTALVRLLAAASRSLARQGELVWVA from the coding sequence ATGACCGATCGATTGGGACTGGCGGTATTTGGGGCGGGCCGGTGGGGAACACACCTCATTCGCAATTTTTTGGAGCATCCCCGATCACACCTGAAGGCCGTGGTGGAAACCAATCCAGACCTGCTAGCCGCCGTGGGCGATCGATTTGCCAGCTATCCCGGTTGGGCCGAGGTGCAACGGGTCAGCGATCGCCGATCGATCTGGGGCAATCCGGACATTGGGGCCGTGGTGATTGCCACGCCGGCCGCCAGCCATTTTGAACTGGTGCGATCGGCGCTGTTGGCGGGCAAGCATGTGCTGGTGGAAAAGCCCCTAACCCTGGATGTGGCTGAGTGCGAGGATTTGTGTACCTTGGCGCAACGGGTCGATCGTCGGCTGATGGTTGACCATACCTATCTTTTTCATCCGGCGGTGGAAGCGGGGGCCAAAGCCCTGCAATCGGGCGCGATCGGCGATCGGCGCTATGGCTATGCGGCTCGCACCCACCTGGGCCCCGTGCGCCAGGATGTGGATGTGTTGTGGGACTTGGCCATTCACGACATTGCCATCTTTAACCATTGGCTGCAGTCAACTCCGATCGCCCTGCAAGCCAAGGGGCAAACCTGGTTACAACGGGGGCGCGGAACCGGGCTTGAGGTGACCGATCGCCCCAGTCCTGCGGCGGGTTTGGCGGATTTGGTTTGGCTCACCCTTTACTATCCTGAGCAGTTCACCGCCACGATCCATCTGGCTTGGCACAATCCCGATCGGGCCCGGCGCTTGGCCCTGGTCGGAACCCGAGGCACATTGGTTTTTGATGAAATGAACGCCCGATCGCCCCTGACCCTGTGGGCGGGATCCCTGGAACAATCTGGCAGCCAATGGCTTCCTTGCAACCAATCGGAGCAGTCGATCGAGTTGGCGAGCGGTGAACCCCTTGGGCAGGTTTGCGATCAATTTCTGGCCGGCGTTTTGGATGGCGCACCGCTCGATCGCTCCGATGGTTCCATCGGCACGGCCCTGGTGCGGTTGTTGGCGGCCGCTTCCCGATCGTTAGCCCGTCAAGGGGAACTGGTTTGGGTTGCTTAA
- a CDS encoding tetratricopeptide repeat protein, translated as MDDAAVSQALTRAIQLLRSGQLEQSGLIYKKILEHHPNHAEALHWFGAIAYQMGEMAIAVEYVEKALTLTPNDPAVLNTSGLICHAIGSWDQALQYYTKAQKIKPDSPEVLDNLRALVADLLPAYSQYAQWHYLAGSFDRVAEIELVSGNLLLEIGDLAGAEQHYRRGLAVRPTLWGIEAPAAVIQADRAGQPVPPKASQTTCDLGREADLRTMAIAVPFAQLLERLGALLFDRGELDAAHELVTEALAIQNAFPEAHKLLGNIMLGRGNYQEAADAYQTAVQLNPNYAEAWSNLGSILLGKRQTDEAIQCFQRAIQANPQMAQAYWSMGCAFEVADKKEEAIQCWQQALAVDPKVQGIQGYIRIAQTLVGMGKRPEGFEWYERAIHFDRKHLDAHWDLMEHLLFWGYLPQARQVADRCWRTFNEPGSSPRERVLAGIISTKAFCFIGLGHVARQRFLEIESEFVQVIDQLSPFDITKLYGNVLFDMPHLRDDVAANTRVANALAEAYRKLVENAFKDHQAANSPLYAMPTTRSPRTSDRLRIGFMSRHYRRHSVGWCSGEILTALKEHTPHLFLYVTGDMPKDDRTKVFEGLAEKFYMPGEEGFPDANAPTIIRRAREDNLDILFDLDSITILPHAEVLYHRPAPVCLTWLGYDAPHICPDNYNLVDWNTHPAGVEHYYIEKLVRMSGSFAALSYLPSVPTDRAKQRQAFRIDPNQTIFLSVPTGQKVSMEMLQAQVHVLRYVPDSILFFKSRIGDLELMLSLYHEECRRQGVNPNRVRMLPRTASEEEHRAVYQITDVLLDSYPYSGATHNLEALYFNQPIVTRVGEQSFSRLGYSLMRAAGLDQEGMAWTWDEYIEWGVRLGRDRELCNAVRHKLQQAKNPANPAPLWNPKGFAAEMYGILQDLRSKAEFSQV; from the coding sequence ATGGATGATGCTGCTGTTTCTCAGGCCCTCACGCGGGCGATCCAACTGCTGCGATCGGGTCAGCTCGAACAATCGGGCCTGATTTACAAAAAAATCCTGGAGCACCATCCCAACCACGCGGAGGCGCTGCACTGGTTCGGGGCGATCGCCTATCAGATGGGCGAAATGGCGATCGCAGTGGAATATGTGGAAAAAGCCCTCACCCTCACCCCCAATGATCCGGCGGTGTTGAACACCTCGGGGCTAATTTGCCACGCGATCGGCAGTTGGGATCAGGCGCTTCAGTATTACACCAAGGCCCAAAAGATCAAGCCCGACAGTCCGGAGGTGTTGGATAATCTGCGGGCCTTGGTGGCGGATCTGTTGCCGGCCTACAGCCAATATGCCCAGTGGCATTACTTGGCGGGTAGTTTCGATCGCGTGGCCGAAATTGAGCTGGTCTCGGGCAACCTGCTGCTGGAAATTGGTGACCTGGCCGGAGCTGAACAACACTATCGTCGGGGGTTGGCCGTGCGCCCAACCCTCTGGGGCATTGAAGCTCCCGCCGCCGTGATCCAGGCCGATCGCGCTGGCCAGCCCGTTCCCCCCAAAGCCAGCCAAACCACCTGTGATTTGGGACGCGAAGCCGACCTGCGCACCATGGCGATCGCGGTTCCCTTTGCCCAGTTGTTGGAGCGGCTGGGGGCATTGCTGTTCGATCGGGGCGAATTGGACGCGGCCCATGAGCTGGTGACCGAAGCCCTCGCAATCCAAAATGCCTTCCCGGAAGCCCACAAGCTGCTGGGCAACATCATGCTCGGCCGCGGCAACTATCAAGAAGCTGCCGACGCTTACCAAACCGCTGTGCAGTTGAACCCCAACTACGCAGAAGCTTGGTCAAACCTGGGCAGCATTCTGCTTGGCAAGCGGCAAACGGACGAGGCGATCCAATGTTTTCAGCGGGCTATTCAGGCCAATCCGCAAATGGCCCAAGCCTACTGGAGCATGGGTTGCGCCTTTGAAGTGGCCGACAAAAAGGAAGAAGCCATTCAGTGCTGGCAGCAGGCCCTGGCGGTGGATCCAAAAGTGCAAGGGATTCAGGGCTACATCCGAATTGCCCAAACCCTGGTCGGCATGGGCAAGCGCCCGGAAGGGTTTGAATGGTATGAGCGGGCGATTCACTTCGATCGCAAGCACTTGGATGCCCATTGGGACTTGATGGAACATCTGCTGTTCTGGGGATATCTGCCCCAAGCCCGCCAAGTGGCCGATCGCTGTTGGCGCACCTTCAACGAACCGGGCAGCAGCCCCCGGGAGCGCGTCCTCGCGGGCATCATCTCGACCAAAGCCTTTTGTTTCATCGGCTTGGGCCATGTGGCGCGTCAGCGGTTCCTGGAAATTGAAAGTGAGTTTGTTCAGGTCATTGACCAGCTTTCTCCCTTTGACATCACGAAGCTTTACGGGAACGTGCTGTTTGATATGCCACACTTGCGGGACGATGTGGCGGCCAACACCAGGGTGGCCAACGCCCTGGCGGAAGCCTATCGCAAGCTGGTGGAAAATGCCTTTAAAGACCACCAAGCCGCCAACAGCCCCTTGTATGCCATGCCCACGACCCGATCGCCCCGCACGTCCGATCGGCTGCGCATTGGGTTCATGTCTCGCCACTATCGCCGCCATTCCGTGGGGTGGTGCAGCGGCGAAATCCTCACCGCCCTTAAGGAACATACGCCGCACCTGTTCCTCTACGTTACCGGCGACATGCCCAAGGACGATCGAACCAAGGTGTTTGAAGGCTTGGCCGAAAAGTTCTACATGCCCGGTGAGGAAGGATTCCCCGATGCCAACGCCCCCACCATCATTCGCCGGGCCCGGGAAGACAACCTCGATATTCTGTTTGACCTCGATTCGATCACGATTCTGCCTCACGCGGAAGTGCTCTACCACCGGCCCGCGCCCGTTTGCCTCACCTGGTTGGGCTACGACGCGCCCCACATTTGCCCCGATAACTACAACCTGGTGGACTGGAACACCCACCCGGCCGGCGTTGAGCACTATTACATCGAAAAGCTAGTACGGATGTCGGGTTCCTTTGCGGCCCTGTCCTATCTGCCGAGTGTGCCGACCGATCGGGCCAAACAGCGCCAAGCGTTCCGGATTGACCCCAACCAAACCATTTTCCTCAGCGTGCCCACGGGACAAAAGGTCAGCATGGAAATGCTGCAAGCCCAAGTTCATGTGCTGCGCTATGTGCCCGATAGCATTCTGTTCTTCAAATCGCGGATTGGGGACTTGGAACTGATGCTGAGTCTCTATCACGAGGAATGCCGTCGCCAGGGCGTGAACCCCAATCGGGTGCGGATGTTGCCCCGCACCGCCAGCGAGGAAGAGCACCGGGCCGTGTATCAAATCACCGATGTGTTGCTGGATTCCTATCCCTACAGCGGCGCAACCCACAACCTGGAAGCCCTTTACTTCAACCAACCGATCGTGACCAGGGTGGGCGAGCAGTCCTTCTCTCGCTTGGGCTATTCCCTGATGCGGGCGGCGGGCCTCGACCAGGAGGGCATGGCCTGGACTTGGGATGAATATATTGAGTGGGGGGTGCGCTTAGGGCGCGATCGGGAGTTGTGCAATGCGGTGCGCCACAAGTTGCAACAGGCTAAAAATCCGGCCAATCCCGCCCCGCTTTGGAACCCCAAGGGCTTTGCGGCGGAAATGTACGGAATTTTGCAAGATTTACGCAGCAAGGCGGAATTTAGCCAAGTTTAA
- a CDS encoding PAS domain-containing protein yields the protein MNFGSLQQVSFPGYLKRLARRIATHKLPLNYVITVPFVLQVGIVVGLVGYLSYRSGSDAVESLVDRLLDNKANQVQQDLDHYLSIPKITTQNNAFLIRKGHLNSLDLDELESFFIEQLKLFPKLSTLALSNEAGDFLAVERPDPNALIIRRLQAASPDRSLLRYWANRQGQQRVLLEVRRDYYPHRDPPHDPWYLKAQRNPTGLWTMGISLSKGKQNPILHLIRTVPFYDQSGRFQGVLGASFYLQQFGDFLQSINTNDQGQIFVMEPNGLLVASSANELPFDASPRKILAQNTQHHNRRLDATQSKDSLISKTAQIIRNNKINLEQIETKLKLTVQIQEQNYFVQIIPIRGELNWFTVIVLPQSAFMDQIHSNIYRTILLCLLALLGAVATGIWTGYRISRSLQWLRVATKALNHDHHTQELQPIENVQILEFDLLNLSIQKVLKALKKSRQAQADYEKTLQLKVEEKTAALQKSQARLLEAQRIAHVGHWELNVAKRAIVWSPEIYRICELDKPTKGLKAQQLINLIHPAYRERFQQDVIDLVIAHRAFDADLRIITAKGNSRYIQIKGKPILNAQQEIIQVTGIIADITERKQLERALKTSEAQAKDILNSAIAGIVSLRFFKNHTWKIDRVSAGCETLFGYTCEELLANQNLWMQDIEPEDLQNIQDQIIEDIFHERTGTYEYRICDHQRRIRWISQTNNAVWDLLGDCWHVTITAIDVTDRKLTEVALKKSESRFLDISDSSPANIYILVRRLDGSFYFEHISRAAETIHEIPVATILQDANILLDRIHPDDQAAYNQAVERSIENLRPFEHEWRVINPSGKVKWLQGSASPKRRENGEIAWYGVAIDITDRKIAQDALNESESRLVRLSSVSPVVIYSVVEEPGKPVEYEYLSAAFEEIHEVPLSAAIQNPMITFNQIHPDDQESYIQAVEWSSRNLQNFRHEWRIITPSGKVKWLQANSRPELRGNQEIVWHGVVQDITDQKAIANALAKTTEELDQFFSVALDLLCIADISGRFQRLNLQWSKILGYPLEELEGSRFMDYVHPDDVEETMLALNELVNQKELHGFVNRYRCQDGSYRWIEWRSVPVNSVIYAAARDITDRKLAELQLQEAKDKAEAANRAKSLFLANMSHELRTPLNIILGFSQLINRDIHLSESHREYMNLIQNSGTHLLMLINDILDLSKIEAGQFTLDEEEVDLYEILYSLQIAFQQQALKRENQLILEIGDRVPRYIILDSKKLKQILFNLVGNAIKFTTQGSIAIRVDLISTLIVNTFQVYPYSSLAEGRSPVDSGACDPALTENPDFKAATFQSCQNESYKGQFCNHDYLQFQVIDTGAGIESEDLKAIFDAFSQSAAGKKSSEGTGLGLTISQQLVQLMGGVLTVESAVGLGSTFMFTLPLRTGRSPGKKSEHQPWGPPQNQTTIAESARSPASFWGDRLDSRMLSPSRLSHRESGTVADSLANDRPTESPTIGLAAIRSRYRILVVDDRPDNRLLLVQLLSQLGFVVQEAMDGADAVQRWQDWHPHLILMDLRMPGCDGYQATQQIRALESSRSTVILAITAQALVEDRDQAIAVGCDDYLSKPISDQVLIQKLDYYCQQADRSSDPLHQVSRDQSDFSLTKPAHSPELVAPFNGALDSREPPDSLDPLDPLNQLLNQRPDPFSDHFMDSFPDQLGDRADALSGLRHHQRGQELLAKMPRDWLMQLQHAAALCAEDSMRKLLQTIPEEQAPLSDYLGQLIYDFAFDKIHQLVSRCLNEPFE from the coding sequence ATGAATTTCGGGTCTCTACAGCAGGTCAGTTTTCCCGGGTATCTGAAAAGGCTGGCTCGGCGAATTGCAACACATAAACTTCCCCTCAATTACGTCATTACGGTTCCCTTTGTGCTGCAAGTGGGAATCGTGGTGGGCTTGGTGGGATATTTGTCCTATCGCAGTGGCAGCGATGCTGTTGAATCTTTGGTCGATCGATTGCTAGACAATAAAGCAAACCAAGTTCAGCAGGATTTAGATCATTACCTATCGATTCCTAAAATTACAACTCAAAACAATGCTTTTTTGATCCGTAAAGGTCACTTGAATAGCCTAGACCTAGACGAGCTTGAGTCATTTTTTATTGAACAGCTTAAGCTATTTCCTAAACTGAGTACTTTAGCCCTGTCTAATGAAGCGGGCGATTTTCTAGCCGTTGAACGTCCGGATCCAAATGCGCTGATTATTCGTCGGTTGCAAGCTGCCTCACCCGATCGATCGCTCCTTCGCTATTGGGCAAATCGTCAGGGCCAGCAGCGCGTTTTGCTCGAAGTTCGCCGTGATTATTATCCCCATCGCGATCCACCCCACGATCCTTGGTACTTGAAGGCTCAGCGCAACCCTACTGGTCTTTGGACGATGGGAATTAGTCTATCTAAGGGCAAGCAAAATCCCATCTTGCACTTAATTCGGACTGTGCCTTTTTATGACCAGTCGGGTCGGTTTCAAGGAGTTTTAGGAGCGAGTTTTTACTTACAGCAATTTGGGGACTTCCTCCAGTCCATTAACACCAATGATCAGGGGCAAATTTTTGTAATGGAACCCAACGGGCTGTTGGTGGCCAGCTCTGCCAATGAATTGCCCTTTGATGCCAGTCCTCGAAAAATATTAGCCCAAAATACTCAACACCATAATCGGCGCTTGGATGCCACTCAAAGCAAGGATAGTTTAATTTCAAAAACGGCACAAATTATTAGAAACAACAAAATCAACCTAGAGCAAATTGAAACGAAGCTTAAGCTAACAGTTCAAATTCAAGAGCAAAACTATTTTGTGCAAATTATTCCTATCCGAGGCGAGCTGAACTGGTTCACGGTGATTGTGCTACCCCAGTCGGCATTTATGGATCAAATCCATAGCAATATTTACCGCACAATCTTGCTTTGCCTGTTGGCTTTGTTGGGAGCAGTAGCCACAGGAATTTGGACTGGCTATCGGATTAGTCGATCGCTCCAATGGTTGCGAGTGGCGACCAAGGCTCTCAACCATGATCACCACACCCAAGAATTACAGCCAATTGAAAATGTCCAGATTTTGGAATTTGATCTGCTCAATCTTTCCATTCAAAAAGTTCTGAAAGCACTGAAAAAATCTCGACAAGCCCAGGCAGATTATGAAAAAACCCTGCAATTAAAGGTTGAAGAAAAAACCGCCGCCTTACAAAAGAGCCAAGCCCGTCTTTTAGAAGCCCAAAGAATTGCCCATGTGGGCCATTGGGAGCTGAATGTGGCCAAGCGAGCGATCGTTTGGTCACCAGAAATTTATCGAATTTGTGAACTTGACAAACCCACCAAGGGTTTAAAAGCTCAGCAACTAATCAACCTCATCCATCCGGCCTATCGAGAACGATTTCAGCAGGATGTCATTGATTTAGTGATTGCTCATCGGGCTTTTGATGCTGATTTACGAATCATCACGGCTAAGGGCAATTCTCGTTACATTCAAATTAAAGGCAAGCCGATTTTGAATGCACAGCAAGAAATTATTCAAGTTACCGGAATCATTGCAGATATCACAGAGCGCAAGCAGCTAGAGCGGGCCCTCAAAACATCGGAGGCCCAAGCCAAGGACATTTTAAACAGCGCGATCGCGGGGATCGTGAGTCTGCGTTTTTTTAAGAATCACACCTGGAAAATTGATCGTGTTTCTGCCGGTTGTGAAACCTTATTTGGCTATACCTGCGAAGAGCTATTAGCTAATCAAAATCTTTGGATGCAAGATATTGAGCCGGAAGATTTGCAAAACATTCAAGATCAAATTATTGAAGATATTTTTCATGAAAGAACGGGAACCTATGAATATCGAATTTGTGATCACCAAAGGAGGATTCGGTGGATTTCCCAAACGAATAATGCCGTTTGGGATTTGTTGGGAGATTGTTGGCACGTGACAATTACCGCCATTGATGTCACTGATCGCAAGCTAACAGAGGTTGCCCTGAAAAAAAGTGAATCAAGATTTCTCGATATTTCCGATTCTTCACCGGCTAATATCTATATTTTGGTGCGTCGTCTGGATGGTTCCTTTTATTTTGAGCACATCAGTCGGGCGGCTGAAACCATTCATGAAATTCCCGTGGCGACGATTCTTCAGGATGCCAATATTCTGCTCGATCGCATCCACCCCGATGACCAAGCAGCTTATAACCAAGCCGTTGAACGCAGCATTGAAAACTTACGACCCTTTGAGCATGAATGGCGCGTCATTAATCCATCGGGGAAGGTGAAATGGTTGCAGGGAAGTGCTAGCCCAAAACGGCGAGAAAATGGCGAAATTGCTTGGTATGGCGTTGCAATTGATATTACCGATCGCAAGATTGCTCAAGATGCCTTGAATGAAAGTGAAAGTCGGCTCGTGAGGCTTTCTAGTGTGTCTCCTGTGGTGATCTATTCCGTGGTGGAAGAACCGGGAAAACCGGTGGAGTATGAATATCTTAGCGCTGCTTTTGAGGAAATTCATGAAGTTCCTCTCAGTGCGGCGATCCAAAATCCCATGATTACTTTTAATCAAATTCATCCGGATGATCAAGAAAGCTATATCCAGGCTGTGGAATGGTCCAGCCGAAATTTACAGAACTTCCGCCATGAGTGGCGAATTATTACACCTTCTGGCAAGGTGAAGTGGTTGCAAGCCAATTCACGCCCAGAGCTTCGTGGAAACCAAGAAATCGTTTGGCATGGGGTTGTTCAAGATATTACAGATCAAAAGGCGATCGCCAACGCCTTGGCTAAAACAACGGAAGAACTCGATCAATTCTTTTCGGTGGCACTGGATTTACTATGTATTGCGGATATTAGCGGGCGCTTCCAACGCTTGAATTTACAGTGGTCTAAAATTCTGGGCTATCCCTTAGAAGAATTAGAGGGATCGCGGTTTATGGACTATGTTCATCCCGATGATGTTGAAGAAACTATGCTGGCTTTGAATGAACTGGTTAATCAAAAGGAGCTTCATGGATTTGTGAACCGCTATCGTTGCCAAGACGGTTCCTATCGTTGGATTGAATGGCGCTCCGTGCCGGTTAACTCGGTGATTTATGCGGCAGCTCGCGACATTACCGATCGCAAGCTGGCCGAACTGCAACTTCAGGAAGCGAAGGATAAGGCTGAGGCAGCTAATCGGGCAAAAAGTCTATTTCTGGCAAATATGAGCCATGAACTCAGAACACCTTTAAATATTATCTTGGGATTTTCGCAGCTCATTAACCGTGATATTCATTTATCAGAAAGTCATCGTGAATATATGAATTTAATTCAGAATAGCGGCACTCATTTACTAATGCTCATTAATGATATTCTGGATCTTTCTAAAATTGAAGCGGGTCAATTCACCCTTGACGAAGAAGAAGTAGATCTTTATGAAATTCTCTATTCCTTGCAAATTGCCTTTCAACAACAGGCTCTTAAGCGAGAAAATCAACTCATTTTGGAAATTGGCGACAGAGTTCCTCGATATATTATTTTAGATTCCAAAAAACTGAAGCAAATCCTGTTTAACTTGGTTGGTAATGCGATTAAGTTCACCACCCAAGGATCGATCGCGATTCGAGTTGATTTAATTTCAACCCTAATTGTTAATACATTTCAAGTTTATCCCTATTCATCTTTGGCAGAGGGGCGATCGCCGGTTGATTCCGGTGCTTGCGACCCAGCATTAACCGAAAATCCAGATTTCAAGGCTGCAACGTTTCAGTCATGCCAGAACGAGTCCTATAAAGGGCAGTTTTGTAATCATGACTATCTTCAGTTTCAGGTGATTGATACGGGAGCTGGGATTGAATCTGAGGATTTAAAAGCGATTTTTGATGCTTTTTCCCAATCGGCAGCCGGTAAAAAAAGCTCGGAAGGCACTGGTTTAGGCCTAACAATTAGCCAACAGTTGGTGCAGTTAATGGGTGGAGTGTTGACGGTAGAAAGTGCCGTTGGTTTGGGGAGCACGTTCATGTTTACCTTGCCGCTGCGCACCGGCCGATCGCCTGGAAAAAAATCTGAACATCAGCCTTGGGGGCCGCCTCAAAACCAAACGACGATCGCTGAATCAGCTCGATCGCCCGCATCCTTCTGGGGCGATCGCCTGGATTCTAGAATGTTGTCTCCGTCAAGGCTGAGTCACCGGGAATCGGGAACTGTGGCTGATTCTCTGGCGAACGATCGCCCAACAGAATCACCAACGATCGGTTTGGCAGCCATTCGATCGCGCTATCGCATTTTGGTTGTGGACGATCGCCCAGATAATCGCCTGTTGTTAGTGCAATTGTTGAGTCAATTGGGGTTTGTGGTGCAGGAAGCCATGGACGGGGCTGATGCGGTGCAGCGGTGGCAAGATTGGCATCCACATTTAATTTTGATGGATTTAAGAATGCCCGGTTGCGATGGTTATCAGGCAACTCAACAAATTCGGGCGTTGGAGTCTTCGCGATCGACGGTAATTTTAGCCATCACGGCCCAGGCGTTGGTGGAAGATCGAGATCAGGCGATCGCGGTCGGCTGCGATGACTATTTAAGCAAGCCGATTTCCGATCAAGTCCTGATCCAAAAACTGGACTATTACTGTCAGCAAGCCGATCGCTCCTCGGATCCGCTGCATCAGGTCTCTAGGGATCAATCTGATTTTTCATTGACAAAACCGGCTCATTCCCCGGAATTGGTTGCGCCCTTCAATGGTGCTTTGGATAGTCGAGAACCTCCAGATTCATTAGATCCATTAGATCCATTGAATCAACTGCTAAATCAGCGGCCGGATCCCTTCTCCGACCATTTCATGGATTCCTTTCCCGATCAATTGGGCGATCGCGCTGACGCACTCTCAGGCCTTCGGCATCACCAGCGGGGCCAAGAATTGTTGGCCAAAATGCCTCGCGATTGGCTCATGCAGTTACAACATGCCGCAGCCCTTTGCGCTGAAGATTCCATGCGCAAATTACTCCAGACCATTCCCGAAGAGCAGGCCCCGTTGTCTGATTATTTGGGCCAACTGATTTACGATTTTGCCTTTGACAAAATCCATCAACTGGTTAGCCGCTGCCTGAATGAGCCTTTTGAGTAA